A region of Streptomyces sp. NBC_01788 DNA encodes the following proteins:
- the dpdG gene encoding protein DpdG: MQLLNTPTPQPGVMWTAVRFLASEGKPVSKKTITMYLEPGEEAKNAGPVHHALNTLKGLGLAVVSEDDAWSLAGGLEKIAVDDFAGFQKVARAAILGVDGEVPDPPEDIRRALAWILSRDPFKEAFNWAIVDQVHNRTAPDGQLVLTNDTRWPAFAAWGTALGLIAPAPHAANRHVPDCTGAVHQVLTDGLERGRATDSMSVVQLLRHQLPVVAGGVLATSLGYVVDAPKVAGAALSFALLRGEHEGWLLLGQDSDASVVINLHDPERSSPRICSSITLLEGDDA, encoded by the coding sequence ATGCAGTTGCTGAACACCCCCACTCCGCAGCCGGGAGTCATGTGGACTGCGGTACGTTTCCTCGCGTCAGAGGGAAAGCCGGTGTCCAAGAAGACGATCACCATGTACTTGGAGCCGGGCGAGGAGGCGAAGAACGCCGGCCCGGTACATCACGCCCTGAACACGTTGAAGGGTCTAGGACTGGCTGTTGTATCCGAAGACGACGCCTGGTCCCTTGCTGGTGGGCTGGAGAAGATCGCCGTTGACGACTTTGCCGGCTTCCAGAAGGTGGCGCGTGCGGCCATTTTGGGGGTCGACGGGGAGGTGCCGGATCCGCCCGAGGACATCCGGCGTGCTCTTGCCTGGATCCTGTCAAGGGACCCCTTCAAAGAAGCCTTCAACTGGGCGATCGTCGACCAGGTCCACAATCGCACCGCACCGGACGGCCAACTCGTATTGACCAATGACACACGTTGGCCCGCATTCGCTGCTTGGGGAACTGCCCTAGGGCTGATCGCGCCAGCGCCTCACGCCGCCAATCGGCACGTGCCGGACTGCACAGGTGCAGTCCATCAGGTGCTCACCGATGGACTCGAGCGTGGCCGCGCCACTGATTCCATGAGCGTCGTCCAGTTGCTGCGCCACCAACTGCCTGTGGTGGCTGGTGGGGTCCTCGCCACGTCGCTGGGCTATGTCGTTGATGCTCCCAAGGTTGCTGGTGCGGCCTTGTCCTTTGCGTTGTTGCGGGGCGAGCACGAGGGGTGGCTGCTGCTGGGGCAGGACTCGGACGCCTCCGTGGTCATCAATCTGCACGACCCGGAGCGTTCCTCTCCCCGTATTTGTTCTTCCATCACCCTGCTGGAGGGCGACGATGCCTGA
- the dpdH gene encoding protein DpdH — MPELRDYVCWDVERVVSTIQTEAVVASPAVFLATHTPLQIQRAEIEGRQFTNTGQLVSEKDVLKDFLGRKTATGTVLMPIVGESGSGKSHLVRWVRENLLPSDKRKVIYLEKSKTSLRHVIESLLEGVDDEEITQIRSDVRGSTSGTNASALALRLINELMIALAGTVAGELRGKQRQLAGLKGLALILQDPVLQDQMLEEGKFIPRFAEHMLSDRGSDAERPPLFTVDDLPLSVASVMDGVAAPTRVMLRLLLSKPQMRDAAVDMLNEYWEKSVQATSSLGGGRVLDAMKKVREIYARQGKEIVLLVEDFALIQGVQRDLLDAITETSQREGRTALAPMRTLMAITSGYFHDLPETALTRIEASTGGHVYNLDLVLEEDSPEAVASFAGRYLNAARVGRKELEHAGESVPNQCEKCPFQAPCHDTFGKSAEGYGLYPFNRFALNRTVHSVAPAAQPKAFVPRTVLSRALIPVLTEGFESIQEGSFPDEQFRGRFKSNREAGDLPLASRVREQIEDLDQTDGARREKLLEFWANSPAELVNLERGIATAFSLPDLPLDTDRPSALPQTPKATVKSPVVAPPDEGQSLLPPSLQKRLDLVENWSTGDTGLPTAEASTVRSMVSRAAFYRQDWLNPPVKPLSSSQVDKAGWTNKASTVSIEQASAEALARGDSPVIFKRKPANAEFFKSLILLSTESTVGVRPQDVVRLSSMADRYARILRERVTEQSQVADDDLVAGMRVSLMGAALAGQAHPGMPLEKLHAAAFDSGQSWKRPDASSRTDMWQRSLISHLAKRGPLVDTLRGALGVGQGTGAVQVVDAARALPLLRRALTMWELGETELPKWAQDAAQSLAGWRVLVPSQHAHLTSLLQGIRERFPRGERSADLLGQLGASLRVAVELGLEGGGQVPVIRQLMEEIQDADWASVTVLEKDLAKFTPGLEKADVLAAMLQGVVPLRDAHLAGMHRLLQEADAFLSDALRSAQERGQTAASTASQQMEALMDAWEQIAQVAPAASEGEK; from the coding sequence ATGCCTGAACTGCGCGACTACGTCTGCTGGGACGTCGAGCGGGTTGTCTCAACCATCCAGACCGAAGCGGTGGTGGCCTCCCCTGCAGTCTTTTTGGCGACACACACCCCCCTGCAGATTCAGCGTGCTGAGATCGAGGGCAGGCAGTTCACCAACACCGGCCAACTAGTCAGCGAAAAGGACGTCCTGAAGGACTTCCTCGGACGCAAGACCGCCACCGGCACGGTGCTCATGCCGATCGTCGGCGAGTCCGGATCGGGAAAGTCGCACCTGGTGCGCTGGGTGCGGGAGAACCTGCTGCCCTCGGACAAGCGCAAGGTGATCTACCTTGAGAAGTCCAAGACCAGCCTGCGGCACGTGATCGAGTCGCTGCTGGAGGGGGTCGACGATGAGGAGATCACTCAGATCCGCTCGGATGTCAGAGGCTCCACCAGCGGCACGAATGCCTCTGCGTTGGCCCTGCGGCTCATCAATGAGTTGATGATCGCGCTTGCGGGGACTGTGGCTGGTGAACTGCGCGGTAAGCAGCGGCAACTCGCGGGTCTGAAGGGCCTGGCGTTGATCTTGCAGGACCCGGTGTTGCAAGATCAGATGTTGGAGGAGGGAAAGTTCATCCCGCGCTTTGCCGAGCACATGCTCAGCGATCGCGGTTCGGATGCAGAGCGTCCTCCCCTTTTCACCGTCGATGACCTGCCGCTCAGTGTCGCCTCCGTGATGGACGGAGTGGCCGCGCCCACACGGGTCATGCTGCGGTTGCTGTTGTCGAAGCCGCAGATGCGCGACGCTGCGGTGGACATGCTCAACGAGTACTGGGAGAAGTCCGTCCAGGCCACCTCCTCGCTGGGCGGCGGACGCGTCCTCGATGCGATGAAGAAGGTGCGGGAGATCTACGCCCGGCAGGGCAAAGAGATTGTCTTGCTGGTCGAGGACTTCGCCCTCATTCAGGGTGTGCAGCGTGATCTGCTGGATGCGATCACCGAGACGTCGCAGCGCGAGGGCCGCACCGCTCTTGCTCCCATGCGCACGCTCATGGCCATTACCAGCGGTTACTTCCACGATCTGCCGGAAACGGCTCTCACCCGCATTGAGGCCTCCACCGGTGGTCACGTCTACAACCTGGATCTTGTCCTGGAGGAGGACAGTCCCGAAGCCGTCGCCTCCTTCGCCGGCCGCTACCTCAACGCTGCCCGGGTGGGTCGCAAGGAATTGGAGCACGCCGGAGAGTCGGTGCCCAACCAGTGCGAAAAATGCCCCTTCCAAGCCCCCTGCCATGACACCTTCGGCAAGTCGGCCGAAGGGTATGGCCTGTACCCGTTCAACCGCTTCGCACTCAACCGGACCGTCCACTCGGTCGCTCCGGCGGCACAACCGAAAGCGTTCGTGCCACGGACCGTTCTCAGTCGGGCCTTGATCCCTGTCCTGACCGAGGGCTTCGAGAGCATCCAAGAGGGCTCGTTCCCCGACGAACAGTTCCGCGGTCGCTTCAAGAGCAACCGCGAGGCAGGAGACCTGCCTCTGGCCAGTCGGGTGCGGGAACAGATCGAGGACCTCGACCAGACTGATGGCGCACGCCGTGAAAAACTACTGGAATTCTGGGCAAACAGCCCCGCCGAACTGGTCAACCTCGAACGCGGTATCGCCACCGCCTTCTCCCTGCCTGACCTCCCCCTCGACACTGATCGTCCCAGCGCGCTCCCCCAGACGCCCAAGGCAACGGTGAAGTCCCCTGTAGTCGCCCCGCCCGATGAGGGGCAATCCCTCCTGCCGCCGAGTCTGCAAAAGCGTCTGGACCTGGTGGAGAACTGGAGCACCGGGGACACCGGCCTGCCGACAGCGGAAGCCTCCACCGTGCGTTCGATGGTTTCACGAGCTGCTTTCTACCGACAGGATTGGCTCAACCCTCCGGTGAAGCCACTGTCTTCCAGCCAAGTTGACAAGGCAGGCTGGACCAACAAGGCGAGCACTGTCTCCATCGAGCAGGCATCGGCTGAGGCTCTGGCCCGGGGTGATTCGCCTGTCATTTTCAAGCGGAAGCCCGCCAACGCGGAATTCTTCAAGAGCCTGATCCTGCTGAGCACTGAATCCACCGTCGGGGTGAGGCCTCAGGACGTCGTGCGCTTGTCCAGCATGGCTGACCGCTACGCCCGCATCCTGCGTGAACGTGTCACCGAGCAGTCACAAGTCGCCGACGATGATCTGGTGGCGGGGATGCGTGTGTCGTTGATGGGTGCAGCGCTCGCCGGCCAAGCTCACCCGGGCATGCCGCTGGAGAAATTGCATGCCGCCGCCTTCGATTCCGGCCAATCCTGGAAGCGCCCGGATGCGTCCTCCCGGACAGACATGTGGCAACGGAGCCTGATCAGCCATCTGGCCAAACGTGGGCCGTTGGTGGACACGCTGCGCGGAGCGCTCGGTGTGGGACAAGGAACGGGCGCAGTACAGGTCGTCGACGCTGCCCGAGCACTGCCACTGCTGCGCCGTGCCCTCACGATGTGGGAATTGGGCGAGACGGAGTTGCCCAAGTGGGCCCAAGATGCTGCACAGTCGTTGGCGGGGTGGCGGGTCCTGGTGCCGTCCCAGCACGCGCACCTGACCTCCTTGCTCCAGGGGATCCGGGAGCGCTTCCCGCGAGGAGAGCGCTCAGCCGATCTGCTCGGCCAGTTGGGTGCTTCACTGCGGGTGGCGGTGGAGTTGGGTCTGGAAGGTGGCGGTCAGGTACCGGTGATCCGCCAACTGATGGAGGAGATCCAGGACGCCGACTGGGCGAGTGTGACGGTGTTGGAAAAAGATCTGGCCAAGTTCACCCCCGGCCTGGAGAAGGCTGATGTGTTGGCCGCCATGCTGCAGGGCGTCGTCCCGCTTAGGGATGCGCATTTGGCCGGCATGCATCGCCTGTTGCAGGAGGCTGATGCCTTCCTCAGCGATGCGCTGCGATCCGCCCAAGAGCGCGGGCAGACAGCCGCCAGCACGGCCAGCCAGCAGATGGAAGCGTTGATGGACGCCTGGGAGCAGATCGCTCAGGTCGCACCGGCGGCGTCGGAGGGCGAGAAGTGA